A single genomic interval of Arthrobacter methylotrophus harbors:
- a CDS encoding adenosylmethionine--8-amino-7-oxononanoate transaminase, whose amino-acid sequence MNLIQRDRASLWHPYAPASGTLPLWEVEDADGVTLRLRDEAGRSHEVLDAMSSWWSVIHGYRNPLLDAAAKRQLDTFSHVMFGGLTHEPAVELAEKLVAMAPSAADRPRLERVFLADSGSVSVEVALKLAVQFQTASGFPKRQRFLSIRGGYHGDTFAAMGVCDPVDGMHSAFPGLLAANVFAAKPPAPGSPPEEIAQWQAHVESLATEHANELAAIIVEPVLQGAGGMFVYAAECLRILRDIADRHGILLILDEIATGFGRTGELFAAQHAGVVPDIMCIGKALTGGYLTLAAMLCTGEVAARVSSGDAGALLHGPTFMGNPLACSVANASLGILDGGAWRTDVARIGSGLTAGLEAALALDAVKEVRTIGAVGVIELNTEVDVAAVTRAAVGHGIWVRPFRNLVYAMPPYVSTIEEIRRMADGMVAAVTEVHGP is encoded by the coding sequence ATGAACCTCATCCAACGAGACCGGGCAAGCCTCTGGCATCCGTACGCTCCGGCGTCGGGGACGCTGCCGTTGTGGGAAGTCGAAGATGCCGACGGCGTGACGCTGCGGCTCCGCGACGAAGCCGGCCGAAGCCATGAGGTTCTCGACGCCATGTCGTCCTGGTGGTCCGTCATCCACGGGTATCGGAACCCGCTCCTGGACGCCGCGGCGAAGCGCCAACTAGACACATTCAGCCACGTGATGTTCGGCGGCCTCACCCACGAGCCTGCCGTCGAACTAGCCGAAAAGCTCGTGGCGATGGCCCCTTCCGCCGCGGATCGGCCACGGTTGGAGCGGGTTTTCCTGGCGGATTCGGGATCGGTGTCAGTGGAGGTGGCCCTCAAGCTCGCGGTGCAATTCCAGACTGCTTCGGGCTTCCCCAAAAGACAACGCTTCCTCAGCATCCGCGGCGGCTACCACGGGGATACCTTCGCGGCGATGGGAGTCTGCGACCCTGTGGACGGCATGCATTCAGCCTTCCCCGGACTGCTCGCTGCCAATGTGTTTGCCGCGAAACCACCAGCGCCGGGCTCGCCGCCCGAGGAGATCGCGCAGTGGCAGGCACACGTCGAGAGCCTTGCGACGGAACACGCCAACGAACTGGCCGCGATCATCGTGGAGCCCGTGCTTCAAGGCGCCGGCGGCATGTTCGTCTACGCCGCCGAATGCCTGCGTATCCTCCGCGACATCGCCGACCGGCACGGGATCCTCCTGATCCTCGACGAGATCGCCACCGGTTTCGGCCGCACGGGCGAACTGTTTGCCGCACAGCATGCCGGCGTCGTTCCGGACATCATGTGCATCGGCAAGGCACTCACCGGCGGTTACCTCACGCTGGCGGCAATGCTGTGCACGGGCGAGGTCGCGGCACGGGTTTCGAGCGGCGACGCGGGCGCCTTGCTGCACGGGCCCACGTTCATGGGCAATCCCCTAGCTTGTTCCGTCGCCAACGCGAGTCTGGGAATCCTCGACGGCGGCGCGTGGCGCACGGACGTGGCACGGATCGGCTCGGGCCTGACGGCCGGCCTCGAGGCCGCCCTGGCGCTCGACGCCGTCAAGGAGGTCCGTACGATCGGCGCCGTGGGCGTCATCGAGTTGAACACGGAAGTGGACGTCGCCGCCGTGACGCGCGCCGCCGTCGGGCACGGAATATGGGTGCGCCCGTTCCGGAATCTCGTCTACGCGATGCCGCCCTATGTCAGCACCATCGAAGAGATTCGGCGGATGGCCGACGGCATGGTGGCTGCCGTGACCGAGGTGCACGGCCCATGA
- a CDS encoding 8-amino-7-oxononanoate synthase, whose translation MNAWLEKQAAVRERRGLVRTPMTRKAADTPVDLASNDYLGLATDPRLAEAAREAIGRWGTGATSSRLVAGTTALHLELEAGLANLTGMESALVFSSGYLANLGVTTALGGPGTLIVADEHCHASLVDGFRLSRSRVETVLHNGLAAIEQLLRHRTEPRAFITVESIYSVFGDAAPLPQLLALAEEYDAVLLVDEAHSLGVAGHGAFQGHGSVAGTDLSGHPNVVLTATLSKSLGSQGGVVLGSALLREHLINRARSFIFDTGLAPSSAAAALAAVGIIRAEPWRAAAVHRNAAILTAGLAPALLGPGTVVAHVGKPAGAVQSIPMPSAAAALASSQAAHRAGVRVGCFRPPSVPDGVSRLRLTARATLTAHDIDHACATLRRILEETQ comes from the coding sequence ATGAACGCGTGGCTGGAAAAGCAGGCCGCGGTCCGCGAGCGCCGGGGACTCGTCCGCACGCCCATGACCCGGAAGGCAGCAGATACCCCGGTGGACTTGGCGAGCAACGATTACCTGGGCCTCGCGACGGACCCGAGGTTGGCCGAGGCTGCCCGGGAGGCGATCGGCCGTTGGGGAACCGGCGCCACGTCCTCGCGGCTGGTTGCCGGTACCACGGCACTGCACCTGGAGCTCGAAGCCGGACTCGCGAACCTCACCGGGATGGAATCCGCATTGGTCTTCTCTTCCGGGTACCTGGCCAATCTCGGCGTCACGACGGCGCTCGGCGGCCCTGGAACCCTCATTGTGGCCGACGAACATTGTCACGCTTCCCTCGTTGACGGTTTCCGGTTGAGCCGTTCGAGGGTGGAAACGGTCCTGCACAACGGCCTTGCCGCAATCGAACAGCTCCTGCGTCACCGCACGGAACCGAGGGCCTTCATCACCGTCGAGTCCATCTACAGCGTCTTCGGTGACGCCGCCCCGCTCCCCCAGTTGCTGGCCTTGGCAGAAGAATACGACGCAGTGCTCCTCGTGGACGAAGCCCACAGCCTCGGGGTTGCGGGTCACGGCGCATTTCAAGGCCACGGTTCGGTGGCCGGAACAGATCTTTCCGGCCACCCCAACGTCGTACTGACGGCAACGCTTTCCAAGTCGCTGGGCAGCCAGGGTGGCGTGGTTTTGGGCAGCGCGCTGCTCCGCGAACACCTCATCAACAGGGCGCGCAGCTTCATCTTCGACACCGGGCTTGCCCCGTCGTCGGCCGCGGCAGCCTTGGCCGCCGTCGGAATCATCCGCGCGGAACCGTGGCGTGCTGCGGCAGTCCACCGGAACGCAGCCATCCTCACGGCGGGACTTGCGCCGGCGCTCCTGGGGCCGGGGACCGTCGTCGCGCACGTCGGGAAGCCGGCCGGTGCCGTGCAGTCCATTCCCATGCCGTCTGCCGCTGCTGCACTCGCGTCAAGCCAGGCAGCACACCGGGCGGGAGTCCGCGTGGGCTGCTTCCGGCCGCCATCAGTGCCCGACGGCGTCTCGCGCCTCCGGCTGACGGCGCGGGCCACCCTGACGGCCCACGACATCGACCACGCGTGCGCAACGTTGCGCCGCATCTTGGAGGAAACTCAGTGA
- the bioD gene encoding dethiobiotin synthase, producing the protein MKLPHIVLVTGTDTGVGKTVTTAALASALQAKGRSVAVYKPCQSGDAAGDSDCTEITRLAGPLTAEAGVVLQEPLAPVPAAALDGVTLPPLAAHAARVRELASTHNHVLVEGAGGLLVELDADGGTLADLGRHLGRDATFVVVARPALGTLNHTALTLEALERRDLAIQGVVLGSWPDQPGALEHGNRASLGALRPLLGVIPEHAADLPPVTFREASAHWLSGVSS; encoded by the coding sequence GTGAAACTACCTCACATAGTGCTGGTCACCGGAACGGACACCGGCGTCGGCAAGACCGTCACGACGGCGGCACTCGCGTCCGCGCTGCAGGCGAAGGGCCGGTCGGTGGCCGTCTACAAGCCTTGCCAGAGCGGCGATGCGGCAGGCGACTCCGACTGCACCGAAATCACCCGCTTGGCCGGACCGCTCACGGCCGAGGCCGGCGTCGTGCTTCAAGAACCCCTTGCTCCGGTGCCCGCGGCCGCGCTGGACGGGGTCACGTTGCCGCCGCTGGCGGCACACGCTGCACGCGTCCGCGAACTTGCTAGCACCCACAACCACGTTCTGGTGGAGGGCGCGGGTGGACTTCTCGTGGAGTTGGACGCCGACGGCGGCACGCTGGCGGATCTGGGCAGGCACCTTGGACGGGATGCGACCTTTGTGGTGGTTGCCCGTCCCGCGTTGGGAACCCTGAACCACACCGCACTGACGCTCGAAGCCTTGGAACGCAGGGATCTGGCCATCCAGGGAGTGGTGCTGGGTTCGTGGCCGGATCAACCCGGCGCGCTGGAACACGGCAACCGGGCGAGCCTTGGCGCGTTGCGGCCCCTCCTTGGAGTGATCCCCGAGCACGCAGCGGACCTTCCCCCGGTGACTTTCCGTGAAGCAAGCGCGCACTGGTTGAGCGGAGTCTCCTCATGA
- a CDS encoding cytochrome P450, with amino-acid sequence MNNTRTCPYMVVREPAAVREVLHRPEDFSPANALIAVTPLSGPSLRVLQRARFALPPVLASNHTDSHAGIRKVVAAFFTPATVGAFEPRIRGIARDAALAAVKILETAGQVDLVQAVAAYPPAIVMLELLGLPVRDLEELKAWSLDSLELFWGWPDAERQLELAHSAAEFYGWLRELVLEAVASPGRNLFSSLAKHGLSTPEICSLGYFLLIAGQETTTQLISTALFRLAEGSTGFAWRDAASGATSRDLIRHVLATESSVPTWRRIAAQDTVLDGKQIPAGAEILLELTGNHKSSGQGPTAYGLAFGSGIHRCLGAKLAELEAAVVVQETVAALQGIRLADTKPKWLRLLSFQAPRTVSVEL; translated from the coding sequence ATGAACAACACCCGGACATGTCCCTACATGGTAGTGAGGGAGCCCGCGGCGGTGCGGGAGGTCCTGCACCGGCCTGAAGACTTCAGTCCGGCGAACGCCCTCATCGCGGTGACACCGTTGTCCGGACCATCCTTGCGGGTCCTGCAGCGTGCCCGCTTCGCCCTGCCGCCCGTGCTGGCCAGCAACCACACCGATTCCCATGCCGGCATCCGGAAGGTGGTGGCGGCGTTCTTCACTCCGGCAACGGTGGGCGCTTTTGAGCCGCGTATACGCGGGATTGCACGGGATGCCGCGCTTGCTGCAGTCAAAATTCTGGAGACGGCCGGGCAGGTGGATCTTGTGCAGGCCGTGGCAGCATACCCACCGGCAATCGTGATGCTGGAACTTCTGGGTCTCCCCGTTCGCGATCTTGAGGAGTTGAAGGCCTGGAGCCTGGACTCCTTGGAACTCTTTTGGGGCTGGCCGGATGCCGAGCGGCAACTAGAACTGGCCCACAGCGCGGCGGAGTTCTACGGCTGGCTGCGGGAACTCGTCCTCGAAGCGGTTGCGTCGCCTGGGCGGAACCTCTTCAGCTCCTTGGCCAAACACGGGCTTAGCACTCCCGAGATCTGTTCCCTGGGGTACTTCCTGTTGATCGCCGGTCAGGAAACCACCACGCAATTGATCAGCACGGCGTTGTTCCGGCTTGCCGAAGGATCCACAGGATTTGCCTGGAGGGATGCCGCCTCCGGCGCCACCTCCCGGGACCTCATCCGGCACGTCCTGGCCACAGAATCTTCCGTTCCCACCTGGCGCAGGATTGCTGCCCAGGACACCGTGCTCGACGGGAAACAGATACCCGCCGGAGCCGAGATCCTGCTGGAACTCACGGGAAACCACAAGTCATCGGGCCAAGGTCCAACTGCCTACGGACTGGCCTTCGGCTCAGGCATCCACCGCTGCCTCGGTGCGAAGCTCGCGGAACTGGAGGCCGCCGTCGTTGTGCAGGAAACCGTAGCGGCGCTGCAAGGCATCCGTTTGGCAGATACGAAACCCAAGTGGCTCCGCCTGCTGTCCTTCCAAGCTCCACGCACGGTCAGCGTCGAGCTTTAA
- a CDS encoding glycosyltransferase family 2 protein, producing MVGIVIAVTVGGAAALLWFAIASTGNSAVPSRAEGIVLGVWSVLYDTEAPQPRVILAAIAFALLLSVAVALLERRIANRSRRSANPQTPLAPKLVMAESRGVYAGPVTVTVLIPAHNEEVSLPATIASLLSQSHRPERVIVVADNCTDATVALAREAGVEVFESVDNTKKKAGALNQALKWLLPGQGDNDVVMVMDADTSLDDGFLEVAVARLSNDRALMAVGGLFYGEEGYGIIGQFQRNEYIRYSREIGRRRGRVFVLTGTASIFRPRALRTVAQSRGESIPGIHGDVYDTASLTEDNELTIALKSLGGLMISPMQCTVVTELMPNFRTLWSQRLRWQRGALENLGAYGATPQTLRYWAQQFGIGYGVIALSAYLLLIVLMVLSLDNWVWFPFWLGIGIVFSTERVVTAWKGGWRARILAVTLFPELFFDMFLNVVYVKGIIDISLGRQAKWKHLSRAQPGESPKA from the coding sequence ATGGTCGGCATTGTTATAGCGGTAACTGTCGGCGGTGCGGCTGCCCTCCTATGGTTCGCTATTGCCTCGACGGGAAACTCAGCCGTTCCGTCGCGGGCCGAGGGCATCGTCCTTGGCGTCTGGAGCGTGCTCTACGACACCGAGGCACCGCAGCCCCGCGTGATTCTCGCGGCCATCGCCTTCGCGCTTCTGCTTTCCGTTGCCGTTGCCTTGCTAGAGCGGCGCATTGCCAACAGGTCGCGTCGCTCCGCGAATCCCCAGACACCGTTGGCTCCAAAACTTGTCATGGCGGAAAGCCGCGGAGTGTATGCCGGCCCGGTGACGGTGACCGTCCTGATCCCTGCGCACAACGAAGAAGTTTCCCTGCCGGCGACGATCGCTTCGCTTTTGTCCCAGTCGCACCGCCCGGAACGCGTGATCGTGGTTGCCGACAACTGTACGGATGCAACTGTCGCCCTCGCCCGTGAGGCCGGGGTTGAGGTCTTTGAATCCGTGGACAACACGAAGAAGAAGGCCGGCGCCCTCAACCAGGCGCTGAAGTGGCTGCTGCCAGGCCAAGGGGATAACGACGTCGTCATGGTCATGGACGCCGATACCAGTCTTGACGACGGATTCCTGGAAGTCGCAGTGGCGCGGCTGAGCAATGACAGGGCCTTGATGGCCGTCGGAGGCCTTTTCTATGGCGAGGAAGGGTACGGAATTATCGGCCAATTCCAACGCAACGAATACATACGGTACTCCCGTGAAATCGGACGCAGGCGTGGCCGCGTCTTCGTGCTGACAGGTACGGCCTCAATCTTCCGTCCCCGGGCTCTGCGCACAGTTGCCCAGAGCCGTGGTGAATCGATCCCGGGAATTCACGGAGACGTCTACGACACGGCATCGCTCACCGAAGACAATGAGCTGACGATCGCTTTGAAGTCCCTCGGCGGACTCATGATTTCACCCATGCAGTGCACCGTGGTCACCGAGCTTATGCCGAACTTCCGCACCTTGTGGTCACAAAGACTCCGTTGGCAGCGGGGAGCCCTCGAAAACCTTGGCGCGTACGGCGCCACGCCCCAGACACTTCGCTACTGGGCGCAGCAGTTCGGCATTGGCTACGGAGTCATCGCCCTCAGCGCCTACCTTCTGCTCATCGTCTTGATGGTGCTGTCGCTGGATAACTGGGTTTGGTTTCCGTTCTGGCTGGGAATCGGGATTGTCTTCTCGACAGAGCGAGTTGTCACGGCATGGAAAGGCGGCTGGCGTGCCCGGATCTTGGCGGTTACCCTCTTTCCGGAGTTGTTTTTCGATATGTTTCTCAACGTCGTGTATGTCAAGGGGATCATTGACATCTCCCTCGGCCGGCAGGCCAAATGGAAACACCTTAGCCGCGCACAGCCCGGCGAATCCCCGAAGGCTTAA
- a CDS encoding very short patch repair endonuclease encodes MGESRDLLTPEQRSRNMSKIRGKNTKPELLVRRLLHAKGYRYRLHGVTAGGKLPGSPDLVFAGRHKVIFVNGCFWHFHDCKAGQHAPTANADFWEAKRTRTRERDAAQRDLLRASGWEVLTVWECELRDRSALADQLMQFLDGGRTGSSSAAQRS; translated from the coding sequence ATGGGCGAGAGCCGCGATCTGCTGACGCCTGAGCAACGCAGCCGGAATATGTCCAAGATCCGGGGGAAGAACACGAAGCCCGAGCTCTTGGTCCGTCGGCTCCTGCACGCCAAGGGGTACCGGTACCGGCTCCATGGCGTGACCGCGGGCGGGAAGTTGCCCGGCAGCCCGGACCTCGTTTTCGCTGGCCGCCACAAAGTGATTTTTGTGAACGGTTGTTTTTGGCATTTCCACGACTGCAAGGCCGGACAGCACGCGCCAACGGCCAATGCGGACTTCTGGGAAGCCAAGCGAACCCGCACCCGGGAGCGCGACGCCGCGCAGCGGGACCTGCTGAGAGCCTCAGGTTGGGAGGTTCTCACCGTGTGGGAATGCGAGCTGCGGGACCGTTCGGCTTTGGCGGATCAGCTTATGCAGTTCCTCGACGGCGGCCGAACAGGAAGTAGCTCAGCGGCCCAAAGAAGTTGA
- a CDS encoding PLDc N-terminal domain-containing protein: protein MSGKKKKSWKDMTPGQRAGVMIVGAGQMALLVAAQRSISKTPEAQIRGSKALWRAASFINFFGPLSYFLFGRRRGTA, encoded by the coding sequence ATGAGCGGCAAGAAGAAGAAATCCTGGAAGGACATGACCCCTGGGCAACGCGCAGGCGTTATGATCGTGGGCGCGGGACAAATGGCGTTGCTTGTGGCGGCACAACGCAGCATCTCGAAGACCCCGGAGGCCCAGATCAGGGGAAGCAAGGCCCTGTGGCGGGCTGCAAGCTTCATCAACTTCTTTGGGCCGCTGAGCTACTTCCTGTTCGGCCGCCGTCGAGGAACTGCATAA
- a CDS encoding McrC family protein, which translates to MDELSCGIVDKLDPDTAALINSSGLAKASTMGMGIYRIEPVGKIGSVRTPTVQFEVRPKDRLGLSRLLFLLSYAGDQGFREESVAAVEHQDLWSALAESLAQLAERALSRGPLQGYLTVDESLRTVKGRIRISDQISRRPGMLVPLEVSYDEFTEDIAENRILRAALERMGKVPGVRQNVLSRLRQLKGKLDAVTRLQSGAPLPKWQANRMNLRYHPVLRLAELILRNASAEAGEGKQQTASFVVDMSTVFEEFVGVALRQAMRAHPGEMRLQYGATLNEAVRDSDRLTVRPDAVHFLGGRPVVVYDSKYKAATDSGASLNADHYQLLAYCTALQVPTAWLVYAGKGEMKLRRILNTDIDIVEYPLDLSQPPAEILAAVTDLAQQSWGEVVRQALL; encoded by the coding sequence ATGGACGAACTCTCCTGCGGCATCGTGGACAAGCTTGACCCGGACACCGCCGCGCTGATTAACTCCAGCGGGCTCGCGAAGGCTTCGACCATGGGCATGGGCATCTACCGGATCGAGCCCGTGGGCAAGATCGGGTCCGTGCGGACGCCGACCGTCCAGTTCGAGGTACGGCCGAAGGACCGCCTGGGCTTGAGCCGTCTGCTCTTCTTGCTCAGCTACGCCGGGGACCAAGGCTTCCGCGAGGAATCCGTGGCCGCCGTCGAGCACCAGGACTTGTGGAGTGCGCTCGCGGAATCCCTCGCCCAGCTGGCCGAGCGGGCCCTCAGCCGCGGCCCGCTGCAGGGGTACCTCACCGTGGACGAGTCTCTCCGGACGGTCAAGGGCCGTATCCGGATCTCGGACCAGATCTCGCGCCGTCCCGGGATGCTGGTTCCGCTGGAAGTCTCGTATGACGAATTCACCGAGGACATTGCCGAAAACCGCATCCTGCGTGCGGCGCTTGAGCGGATGGGCAAGGTCCCTGGCGTGCGGCAGAACGTGCTCAGCCGCTTGCGGCAGCTCAAGGGAAAGCTCGACGCCGTTACCCGGCTGCAGTCCGGGGCGCCCCTCCCGAAGTGGCAGGCCAACCGCATGAATCTCCGCTACCACCCCGTGCTCCGCTTGGCCGAGCTGATCCTGCGGAATGCCTCCGCCGAAGCGGGCGAGGGGAAACAGCAGACCGCCTCGTTTGTAGTGGACATGTCCACTGTGTTTGAGGAATTCGTGGGCGTGGCTTTACGTCAGGCCATGCGGGCACATCCCGGGGAAATGCGGCTCCAATACGGCGCCACCCTCAACGAAGCCGTGCGGGATTCGGACCGCCTCACGGTGCGCCCGGACGCCGTGCATTTCCTGGGAGGCAGGCCCGTGGTGGTGTACGACTCGAAATACAAGGCAGCCACGGATTCGGGGGCATCGCTGAACGCTGACCACTACCAGCTCCTGGCCTACTGCACCGCGCTTCAAGTGCCCACGGCGTGGCTGGTCTACGCGGGCAAGGGAGAGATGAAACTGCGGAGGATCCTCAATACGGACATCGACATTGTTGAGTATCCCCTGGATTTGTCGCAGCCACCGGCGGAGATTCTTGCCGCCGTCACGGACCTGGCCCAGCAGTCCTGGGGAGAAGTGGTGCGACAGGCGCTTCTGTGA
- a CDS encoding McrB family protein: MTPSTKTPLTRAPGISKEIEDAAWFVLGPGLQGKASALDAATRTWTVDAAAELLERLERGVGDSKAPMMTNLRQNLEGASREAKLLAVELLFLQSLPLAHEVKSLKVKRARVAEAASWLDPELALPQELYQGMTDHGVIRDRTAEFNWTIWDHLTWLCRFVAHVDGQSNASINKALKDPLKFHELAAATPEDQPAIRRSIEYLAWPSYFEPVVADVERREIRDAFASLVGGAHGESETDITADVHRIRLHLDEQAGQRIDWYDRQLVSQWRKVGDPGRRAWLLRTHQDSAELLAAWRDEEKATLDVEHLRELTPGVTAGVVQHAVDEDYKHLGYVEREDTKTAVFAFLTVMKPGDLALFQNSGAIRIGVVLGEPEHNEDNRRLRRKVRWFDETHPIAEAPRHVQRQLSTSGIVVDVTRVIQSLQSLLPAEAESDGEETAAPDTVVEPVIEGFRPLTEEFAASLHMELEPLKEIAELLEENRQLVLYGPPGTGKTYLAKHLAAELAGDSTDERVKLVQFHPSYAYEDFFEGYRPDKTDDGQVSFKLVAGPLRRLAEEAAKPGNSNKPYFLIIDEMNRANLAKVFGELYFLLEYRDDRIYLQYSPNEPFSLPDNLYIIGTMNTADRSIAMMDAAIRRRFAFVELHPKVEPIRGSLRRFLTARGLDTLNADLLDALNDSIDDWDRDLMIGPSYFMKNAAQNPAGLRRIWKYELMPLLEEHYHGQLNRAQLEERFGLDQLLGRLAAR; the protein is encoded by the coding sequence GTGACTCCCTCCACCAAAACCCCACTGACCCGTGCCCCCGGTATCTCCAAGGAGATCGAAGATGCGGCGTGGTTTGTGTTGGGCCCGGGGCTGCAAGGCAAGGCTTCGGCGCTCGACGCCGCTACCCGCACATGGACCGTGGACGCCGCCGCCGAACTCTTGGAACGGCTGGAACGCGGCGTCGGAGACTCCAAGGCGCCCATGATGACAAATCTTCGCCAAAACCTGGAAGGGGCATCCCGCGAGGCCAAGTTGCTCGCCGTTGAACTCCTTTTCCTGCAGTCCCTGCCGCTGGCGCATGAGGTCAAGTCGCTCAAGGTCAAGCGCGCCCGCGTTGCCGAGGCCGCGTCCTGGCTCGATCCGGAGCTCGCGCTGCCCCAGGAGCTGTACCAGGGCATGACCGATCACGGCGTCATCCGTGACCGCACCGCGGAGTTCAACTGGACCATCTGGGACCACCTCACGTGGCTCTGCCGCTTCGTGGCGCACGTGGATGGCCAGTCCAACGCGAGCATCAACAAAGCCCTCAAGGACCCGCTGAAATTCCACGAACTCGCGGCGGCCACACCCGAGGACCAGCCAGCCATACGGCGGAGCATCGAATACTTGGCGTGGCCCAGCTACTTCGAGCCTGTGGTGGCGGACGTCGAGCGGCGCGAAATTCGGGACGCCTTCGCCTCGCTCGTTGGCGGTGCCCACGGCGAAAGCGAAACCGACATCACCGCGGACGTCCACCGCATCCGGCTGCACTTGGATGAACAGGCCGGCCAGCGCATCGATTGGTACGATCGCCAGCTCGTCAGCCAGTGGCGCAAAGTGGGAGATCCCGGCCGACGTGCCTGGCTGCTGCGCACCCATCAGGACTCCGCCGAGCTGCTCGCCGCTTGGAGGGACGAGGAAAAGGCAACGCTCGACGTCGAACACCTCCGCGAGCTCACCCCCGGCGTGACAGCGGGTGTGGTGCAGCACGCCGTGGACGAGGACTACAAGCATCTCGGCTACGTCGAGCGGGAAGACACCAAGACCGCAGTTTTCGCCTTCTTGACCGTGATGAAGCCTGGCGACCTCGCACTGTTCCAGAACTCCGGAGCCATCAGGATCGGTGTGGTCCTGGGCGAGCCGGAACACAACGAGGACAATCGCCGACTCCGCCGCAAAGTGCGCTGGTTCGACGAGACGCACCCGATTGCCGAAGCTCCCCGGCACGTCCAGCGTCAGCTCTCCACCTCGGGCATCGTCGTGGACGTCACCAGGGTCATCCAGTCGCTGCAGTCCCTCCTGCCGGCCGAAGCCGAATCCGACGGCGAGGAGACCGCCGCCCCGGACACCGTCGTCGAGCCCGTGATTGAAGGGTTCCGCCCCCTCACGGAAGAGTTCGCAGCGTCCTTGCACATGGAGCTTGAGCCGCTCAAGGAGATTGCCGAGCTCTTGGAGGAGAACCGTCAACTGGTGCTCTACGGCCCTCCGGGCACGGGCAAAACCTACCTCGCCAAGCATTTGGCTGCCGAGCTCGCAGGGGACAGCACCGATGAGCGGGTGAAGTTGGTGCAGTTCCACCCCTCCTACGCGTACGAGGACTTCTTCGAGGGGTACCGGCCGGACAAGACCGACGACGGCCAGGTTTCCTTCAAGCTCGTGGCCGGACCGCTGCGGCGCCTCGCTGAAGAAGCCGCGAAGCCCGGGAATTCCAACAAGCCCTACTTCCTGATCATCGACGAGATGAACCGGGCAAATCTGGCCAAGGTCTTCGGTGAGCTGTACTTCCTGCTCGAATACCGCGACGACCGCATCTACCTCCAATACAGCCCCAACGAACCATTCAGCCTGCCGGACAACCTCTACATTATCGGCACCATGAACACGGCTGATCGTTCCATCGCCATGATGGACGCGGCGATCCGCCGTCGCTTCGCGTTCGTGGAATTGCATCCGAAGGTGGAACCGATCCGTGGTTCGCTCCGGCGGTTCCTCACGGCACGCGGCCTGGACACCCTCAACGCGGACTTGCTTGATGCCCTGAACGACTCCATTGACGATTGGGACCGTGACCTGATGATCGGCCCCTCCTACTTCATGAAGAACGCGGCCCAGAACCCGGCCGGGTTGCGCCGAATCTGGAAATACGAGCTCATGCCGCTCTTGGAGGAGCACTACCACGGTCAATTGAACCGGGCCCAGTTGGAGGAGCGCTTCGGTCTGGACCAGTTGTTGGGTCGACTTGCGGCCCGCTAA